The DNA window AAAAGAATCCCAGCACCTGGTCATCATCTCCCAGGCCCAGATAATCCTGCATGGCAGGATGGTAGGTCATACCTCCTGAACCCCAGTAGGCGGAAATGCCCTGAGCAGTAGCGCCCAGCCACATATTCTGCACAGCGCAGGATACTGCTGCCACCTCTTCTACAACAGGAATTTTAGGATTGCTGCCCCGTTTCATGCAGATGGCAATCACGTGAGAGGCCAGGTTACCCTGATCTTTCAGTTTGTCGTAGTTGCCGGGGATGAACTTGTCGGCAGCCGTATGTTGTTTGTACAGGTCGGCATGGTCAGCACAAAACTGCTGTACTTTGTCTCCACTGTAAACAATAAAATGCCAGGGCTCTGTATAGCCATGGGTAGGAGCCCAGTCAGCCAGCTGCAGCAGTTGTTGTATGGTATCGTCGGCCACTTTTTTACCGTTCATGCTGGTGGGTTTCACCGTGCGGCGGGAGGCAATTATTTTTTCCAGATAGCTGGTCGTTGTATTTATTTCCATGATCTTGTTTTAATCGGTTAAATGTTTTCCAGGGCAGTTTTCATGGCTGCCGGCAGTTTCATAACTTTCCGGAGGTTATAGTCAAAGCATATCATGCCGGTTTTGGCATCGGCGATAGTAATAGACTGGCCATTGCGCTGGGTGGTAATATGATAGAATAACTCAAAGCCAAACGCACTATATTCCCCGGCAGCCATTTCCACGGTGAAGATATCTCCGTGAAAACCTTCGCCTTTATAGGCAACGGCTACGTCGCTCATAATCAGGCCGGTATTGGCTTCCAGGTCTAGTTCTTTGTAGCCGGCCTGCTGCACAAACTGCATACGGGCTTCGTGCATAATAGAGAGGATGGCATCATTGCCTACATGTCCTCCATAGTTAACATCCTGTATCCTGATAGGTATCGTTGTGCTGAATCCGAGTTTTTCCGGTAAGTCTATTTTTATTCTGGCCATTATTTTTTAGGTAGATGGTTTTGATGTAGAGGATGATTTTAAAATCAAAAAATTCCTAAATCACAAAATCGTAAATCAATATGATTGCAGGAAGGCCACGAATTTTTCGAAGGCCCGGCCCCGGTGGCTGTATTGGTTTTTCTCTGTCAGGTCCATTTGGGCGAACGAACGGTCTGCTCCTTCCGGAATAAAGATAGGATCGTAGCCGAAACCTTTTTCTCCCATGGTATGGGTGCTGATATGGCCCTGGCTGACACCTTCAAACTGATACTCCTTGCCATCCAGTATCAGGGAGATGACGGTACGGAAACGGGCCGCTCTGTTGGTGACACCTTCCATTTCAGTCAGCACCTTGGCGATATTGTCGGAGGCCAGCTTCTGTTCGCCGGCATAGCGGGCGCTTAATACACCCGGAGCGCCCTGAAGGGCATCTATTTCCAGGCCGGTATCTTCCGCAAAACAGTTCTGTCCCGTCATCTGGTGGATGGTGCCGGATTTCTCCCTGGCATTTTCTTCCAGTGTGTCGTGTGGCTCGGGGATATCGATATCAATACCGGCTTCATGCAGGGTAATGATCTCAAAGTGATCACCCAGCATAGAACGGAATTCTTTAACCTTGTTCTCGTTATTGGTAGCAAAAATCAGTTTCATCTTCAAATAGCAAAAAAATTATATAATAACCTAGATACCTAATAGTTGTTTTAGTCCGGCCCATAATTTGGCTTTCAGTATTTTGTCGGCCCCGATCAGCTGGAGCTCATCAGAAAGCAGCAGGGTAGTGGAGTTGGCAGTCACTATCTGATACAATGGCGCATCAGTAAGGCCTAACGGCCCCGATGCTGTGCCAAATACAATGGCCTTCTCTATTTTTACGGCAGACTGCCAGCCAGCGAAGCCCAGTTGAGGGTAGTGAGAGGCGTTAATAAGCGACACATCCTGCATGCTTAGTTTACAGGCATTTAATATATTGGTAAGGAGGTTGAATAATTCATCATTTAAGTAGGCTTCATTTTCGTTTTGTATGAAGAGCGCAATGTTTTTTTGATTTTCTCCTAAATATTTGACTTTCGGCACCTCAATTTGCTGCGCTGCAACCGGCATGCTTTTCCCGGGAATGATGGGCTGGGTGAAGATTTTAGCCAGATAATACGGATCAAGTTCCAATTGCTCGAGCGACATATTATTATGATTTAATTTAATATTAAAGTCCGGCGTAGGGAAAAATCAGTTTATTTGCACTGCCGTAGGCCGCAACTGCGCCCTACCCCGGGACGAAAGTGTAAAAATATTGAGATAAAATTGATTAACCATGATGGTAGCTAAATCAACAGTAAAGGAAGAAGCATTACAGAAGATCAAAGTCACAAAAACTACGCATAGCCGTTTAAGTGAAGTAGATTTTAATAATCTGGTATTCGGTAAAAAATATGCAGACCACATGCTGGTTGCTGATTTTGATGGAAAAGCGTGGGTAAATGCCGAAATCATGCCTTTTCAGAACTTTTCTGTAAGTCCTTCCAATGCAGCCTGGCACTATGGACAGGCTATCTTCGAGGGCATCAAAGCCTATAAAGATCCTCAGGACAACCCGATGATTTTCAGGCCTTACGATAACTACAGAAGATTTAATACCTCTGCGGAAAGAATGGGGATGCCCGAAGTACCCGAGTGGCTGTTTATTGGTGGCATGGACATGCTGATAGATCTGGACCGCAACTGGATCCCTACAGGACCTGGCTGCTCCCTCTATCTGCGTCCCTTTATGATTGCCGCTGATGAGTTTATCGGTGTACGTCCTTCCGATACCTATCGTTTTGCCATTATCAATTCTCCATCCGGACCATATTTCAATAAGCCGATCAAACTGCTGGTGCAGGACAAATATGTACGTGCTTTCCCGGGTGGCGTTGGATATGCTAAAGCTGCGGGTAACTATGGTGGTACCATGTATCCTACCATGCAGGCCAAAAAGCAGGGCTACGACCAGATTCTCTGGGTAGACGGCTATGAACATAAATACCTGCAGGAGTGCGGTACCATGAACGTATTCGTGATCATCGGCAATACAGCCATTACACCTGATCTGTCTCAGGGTACTATCCTGGAAGGGGTAACCCGCGCCAGCGTAATCGACCTGCTCAAAGATCTGGGCCTCACCGTGGAAGAAAGACCTGTTTCTATTGATGAAGTGGTGAACGCCTATAAAAACGGTACCCTTAAAGAAGTATTCGGTACTGGTACTGCCGCTGCACTGGCTTACGTAGAACAGCTGGATTACCTCGATACTGAGATCAAACTGGATACTGCTACCTACAAAATCGGAGCTGAAGTTATCCGCCGTCTGGATGCCATCCGCACCGGCCGTGAAGAGGATAACCGTAACTGGAATTATCATGTAGGCAATGAATAAGGGAATTACATATTATTAAAATAATGAAAATAGGCCGTTTTAAACGGCCCTATTTTTTTATGGTAGTTTCTGAAGGAAATCATACCTTTGCAATCCGGATTTTTGATGTCCTCTTTTATACCAAGATAGATTACCCAGTCTCCGACTACAGGAAATTCAAAGCCGGTAAAAAATATTCGAAACAATTTTGTTATTCACATATATAGTTTTACCTTTGCCCTCCCAAAATCCCTTATGGGAAATTTGGATGTCATTGTAAACCGACATAAAAAACTAGGTAAAGAATGCCTACTATACAACAATTAGTAAGAAAAGGAAGAGAAATTATCCGGGCTAAGTCCAAGTCCAGGGCATTAGATAGCTGCCCTCAGCGTCGCGGTGTTTGTACCCGTGTGTACACAACCACGCCTAAAAAACCTAACTCCGCTTTACGTAAAGTGGCAAAGGTACGTTTGACCAATAAAGTTGAGGTGATCGCTTATATCCCAGGTGAAGGTCACAACCTGCAGGAGCACTCTATCGTACTGATCCGTGGTGGTAGGGTAAAAGACTTACCAGGTGTTCGTTACCACATTGTTCGCGGTTCCCTGGATACTGCCGGTGTGAAAGACAGAAAGCAGAGCCGTTCCAAATATGGTACTAAAAAGGAAAAGGCTAAAAAATAATCAATTATAAATAGTCGTAATTTTCAATAATGAGAAAGCAAGCTGCAAAAAAATTGCCTCTGGCTCCGGATCCTCGGTTTAACGACAAGCTGGTAACACGCTTCGTTAATAACGTAATGGAACAAGGAAAGAAGAGCATTGCCTATAAAATTTTCTACGATGCTGTGGATAAGGTGAGCCAGATGACCGGAGAAAACGGTTATGAGGTTTGGAGAAAAGCATTAAACAATGTTACTCCTGCTGTTGAAGTTAGAAGCCGCCGTATCGGTGGTGCTACCTTCCAGATCCCTGCTGAGGTTCGTCCTGATAGGAAAGTTTCCCTGAGCATCAAATGGCTGGTTCGTTTCGCTGGTGAAAGAAACGGTAAGAGCATGGCAGATAAACTGGCCAATGAAATCGTAGCAGCAAGCAAAGGTGAAGGCGCAGCGTTCAAGAAAAAAGAAGATACTCACCGCATGGCGGAAGCTAACAAGGCTTTCTCTCACTTCAGAGTGTAGTTTTAGCCCTCACGGGCAACTCAATATATTTGGCAAACAGTTCCTCTTCGGAGCTGTTTGCCTTTTTATGTGTGGATAAGTAGTGCTTTTAGTGTGAATAACCCCTGCATTACCCCGTTGATAAACTAAGCCTCCCACTATCATGGCGGATTTGCCAGGACATCATTTGGCATGATCTAAATGTGGATAACTGCACAATTTCCGTATAAACAGCCCGGTATTTCAACTGCTCCCCCGGAGTTCTCCCTGATCCTCCCCTTATCTGCTGTCCCTCTACACTCGTTGGTTTTTAAACCTCGGCTTTAATACGCATGCCGTGTTGAATGGTTGCCAGTTCCCATATTTATCCCCCGTCAACAACATTTCAATACCTCCTTGTCGACCACTGACATCTGGCCCGTTTCAAACTTTCCTCCCGGACATAAAAAAGCCGTCAGGAGATCCTGACGGCCTTTACTAATTGGATAGATATACTGCTTATCTCACATTGACCAATACCTTAATCTTCCCAATCTCACCAGTAAATTCTTGTAATGCCTTTCCGATCGCCTGGCCAGTTTTCAGAACACCCAGATCTGCTTTCATAGCATAACCAGGTTTGCTGGCTGTAACCAGGATATCCCCACGATGAATCGGACCGTTTTCATTGCATACCTTGGTAGGAATCACACCAACCACGCCCAGTGGCACCTTGTTGGAAATATCTGTGTTGATATCCTCCTCTGACATTAACACCCCGGGTTTGGTGGCATATACACCTACCACCAGGGATGAATATGCACCGGTGGACTTTTCGAGGGTACGGTCTGTACCTGTAGCAATCGCCATCACATCACCCGGCTCGTATTGTTGTATGTTACCGGTTACATCAAAAGCTTCAGCCATATCCGCACCTCCTGTTTGGGTACCGCCATTAAAGAAACCTCTACCTGTATTGTCTATACGGGCTACATTGATACTTTGTTTTTGAAAGACAGCAAGATTACCATTGGCGCTGGGATTAGTATGATTAATAAAGAGATCATCGCCTTTCCCGTTATTGGTAATCAACAACACAGGGCTGTTACTATTACCCCCTGAATTAGTATTGATAAAGTGGGCTGCTGTCCCTGTAGAAGAACTAGTTGCCTGAAGCGCATCTCCTGTACCGCTGTTAGTAAGACTGAAAAGGCTGCTAGCAGTGCTTCCAGTACCAGCATAGGGGAGGGTAACTGCTCCTGCCGCTCCGGTTGCTCCAGTTGCTCCTTGAGGTCCTTGAGGTCCCGTTGCTCCAATTACCCCTTGATCACCTTTATCTCCCTTGTCACCCTTGTCTCCAGTCACTCCCTGTACGCCTTGAGGTCCTTGTGGTCCGGTTGCTCCAATTACCCCTTGATCACCTTTATCTCCCTTGTCACCCTTGTCTCCAGTCACTCCTTGTACGCCTTGAGGTCCTTGTGGTCCGGTTGCTCCAGTTACCCCTTGATCACCTTTATCTCCCTTGTCTCCAGTCACTCCTTGTACGCCTTGAGGTCCTTGTGGTCCAGCTGCTCCAGTTGTTCCCTGATCACCTTTATCTCCCTTATCACCAGTCAACCCCTGTATGCCCTGTAGCCCTTGATCTCCTTTGTCCCCCTTATCGCCTTGGTCTCCTTTATCACCCTTATCGCCTTTGTCACCTTTATCACCATGGTCGCCCTGATCTCCTTTATCGCCCTTATCACCTTTGTCACCTTTATCACCATGGTCGCCTTGGTCTCCTTTATCACCCTTATCGCCTTTGTCACCTTTATCACCATGGTCGCCCTGGTCTCCTTTATCACCCTTATCACCCTTATCGCCTTTGTCACCTTTATCACCATGGTCGCCCTGGTCTCCTTTATCACCCTTATCGCCTTTGTCACCTTTATCACCATGGTCGCCCTGGTCTCCTTTATCGCCCTTATCGCCTTTGTCGCCTCTATCACCCTGGTCGCCCTGGTCTCCTTTATCGCCCTTATCGCCTTTATCACCATGGTCGCCTTGGTCTCCTTTATCACCCTTATCGCCTTTGTCACCTTTGTCACCATGGTCGCCCTGATCTCCTTTATCGCCCTTATCACCTTTGTCGCCTTTATCACCATGGTCGCCCTGGTCTCCTTTATCACCCTTATCACCTTTGTCACCTTTATCTCCATGGTCACCTTGATCTCCTTTCTCACCGGGATCCCCTTTACATCCTTTTTCTCCCTGAGGCCCCTGAGGTCCGCATGACCCCGCAGGCCCTTGTTCACCCTGAGGTCCCTGAGGTCCCTGAGGTCCTTGTGGTCCTTGTTCACCCGGGTCTCCTTTCACGCCCGCTGCTCCCGGATCTCCTTTATCTCCTTTCATACCCGGACTGCCAGCTGGCCCGGTTTGTCCTACAGGTCCAATCGGCCCAACTGGTCCTGCAGGCCCCATATCACCTTTGTCGCCTTTAGCACCCGCCAGTCCGGGATCTCCTTTGGAGCCCGCTGGTCCGGAGTCTCCTTTATCTCCCTTATCCCCTTTAGGACCAGATACGCCGTTGGCAGCATACAAGGCATAAGGTACGCTCGCACAGGAAGAGGTGCCCAGCTCCTGATAGCTGCCGCCATCAGCAGAGGCTTCCACCTTGATGAATTGATTGGCATTTGCCCAGGGAACTGCACTGAAATTGCCGCTGGTGGGGTTTCCTGCGCCGATCTGCAAGGTAAAGAGCCCCAGCTGGTTGGTGGTAGTGTTATGTGTTTCCTGGTATTGTACCGGGCCGGACGGAGAGCCACCTAGAATGGTGATCCTCACTTTTATATTTTCATTGGCCAGCATAGTGCCGTTGTTATTCCTGGCCACTGCCTGGTAGTTGATCGTTTTGAGTCCGTTTTGTGCATAGAGCTGTAAGGAGAACAGTGTGCAGCAAATGATAAACAAGTATCTTTTTGTCATAACTGGTGTTTTATACAGTAATTGCTTAATGTGTTATATCTGGGGTTACAGTAGTGGTAGTATGTCTGCCGATGTTGTACATCAGTGAAAATTTCAGGGTTCTTCTTTCTCGTAAACTGTTGGAAGTGGGGATGAGGTAAGCCATATCCAGCTCCAGATTGGCCACTCTTACACCGAGGCCGCTGGTAAAATGTTGCCGGTAACCTTTATTGGGATGCTCATAAAAGTAGCCGGTCCGTACAAAGAAGGATTGTCTGTAAGCATATTCAAGGCCGCTGCCAATTGTAAACTCCCGTAGCTCTTCCTGGAAGCCTCCGGGAGCATCACCGAATGAGGAGAAAATGGCGTTGACAACACTTCGGTCGGGATCTCTGCCTTTTAATATCTGGCCGGAGCTGTCATAGAGGGGTGGGGTAGGAACAAGTAATTTGTTGATGTCTACCGCTACAGTAAACTCATGGTCACCGGTATGTACAAACGTATAACTGCCGCCTATCCGCAGGTTCATAGGCAAAAAGCTTTTCTGGCGGCTGTCGTCTGTATACGAAAGTTTAGTACCAATGTTGGTGATGCTGATACCAAAACAATACCGGTTGCTGAAATCCAGATAATCCTTGCTGTTCTGATAATAGTAGCTGACATCACCTGCCACGGCTGAGGCTGGCTTTTGCTGTAATCCGTTGAAAGAGCCCTGTCCAAGCTGACTGCGGATATAACGCATACTGATGGCCATCGACATATGTGCCCCCAGCTTGCGGGAATAGGCTCCGTCTATAGCAAATTCCCGGGGAGAGTAGTTCTGGAGCGTAGTCCCGTTTTCATCCCGGAAGGTGACTTCCCCGTAGTTAAAATACTTCATGGAAGCCCCGATACCTTCGTTTGCATTCAGATTCTTGTAGGCCGATACAAAAGCCATGTTTGACTTGTAATTGTTCAGCTCCCACATCCAGGGGGAGTAGGTGGCACTTACACCCCAGTCTCCCGCAAATACAATTTTGGCCGCATTGGCAAAAATGGAGTTGGCGTCCGGACTAATGCCTGTGGCGGCATCACCCATACCACTTGACCTGGCATCGGGGTTTACCAGCAGAAAACTTGCGCCAATATTAGGTGGCTGCTGGATTGTTTTTTGTGCATGAACGGCTGGTATGGCAGCCAGCATGCAGGAAAGAAGTAGAATTACTCGATCATGTTTCATGATTACGACGTTTAATTACTGCACAATGAGTTTTTCGAAGTAAATATTGACCCCCACTTTCAGCACAACCGTGAAGATTCCCGCTGCAAAATGGTTGACCGGTATCACTACCGTGGATTTACCCTGTCCAACCTGGTGCATCCTGTTGTACACCTCTTGCCCTGCAGTATTGAGTATCAGAATGGTGATCGCCGCGTCGGCGAGCATCTCAAACTGTATTTTTACACTGGTAAGGGCCGGGTTGGGAAACAGTATGTAGTCTTTTACAGGACTCTTCCCGGGTGGAAGGGGAGGAAGCTCGTAGGGTTGCTGAAATCCCTGCGTCAGCAGAAGCCGTCCGTCTGTAATAGGCAGTACAACCGGTTCCCCTATCGTATATTGAATCAATATCTGATTGAGGTTACCGCTGCCGCCATTACTGCCAACGACCTGCCTGTTCAGGATCAGTTGCGCGTTCGCCTGGGTGCATAGCGCTGCCAGCACCATCAGCGCAATAATGCACTTGGAGATAAACGATGTCATAAATTGTGGAGTTAAAAGGTGTGTATAAGCAATAAGAAGCTGTTTCCGACACCGGAAATGAAGGTCCGGCGCCGAAAAATGAATGCAAACGAAACAGCCACCTTATTGATTAGGAGGAATGTACAGGTGTAGCCATAAATTTTTCACTTTTGGAATGAATAGATAGATTGATAGATTGATGATGAAATGGTGACAGAAATAGATAAATACAGAAACAGACCCAGGATCAGGTATCGCCCCGGGCAAGGTATAGATATGGCAAAATTTTGATAAGCAGGTATGATAAAGCCAGGTAATCTTCTGGGGGAATTAATGCTAGCCAGATTATTCTACATGACAATGACAATATACTATGTGAAATGGAACTTGGGGGATTATGCTATTAGCACTCGATAATAACACGAATATCAACGAATTATCGATCTGAGCAAATGCTTACTTTTCCGATGGCAGATTTTGACTGAAAAATGGTAGGTATCAGTATAAAACCGGTTAAGGTATTTAATACTATTTTAATTTAAATTAATGTGTTGAAACGCCCGTGCTTGTTAAAAAGAAATAACAATTGCACAATGTCGCGCGTTTTATTTATTGCTAAAAATAAATTACCTTTGCCCCCCAAATTGCATTATTTAGTCATTTTAATATTATGGCAGACTTAAGATTTCAAAGGAACTTTGGTATTGCGGCGCACATCGATGCGGGTAAAACCACTACCACAGAGCGTATCCTGTATTACACAGGTAAATCCCACAAAATTGGTGAGGTGCACGAAGGTGCTGCCACCATGGACTGGATGGCACAGGAGCAGGAGAGAGGTATTACCATCACATCTGCTGCTACCACTTGTTTTTGGAATTTCCCAACCTTACAAGGTAAAGCTCTTCCAGACACTAAGCAATTTAAATTCAACATCATCGATACCCCAGGCCACGTGGACTTCACCGTTGAGGTAGAACGCTCCCTGCGTGTACTGGACGGTCTGGTGGCCCTGTTCTGCGCCGTTTCCGGTGTTGAACCTCAGTCTGAAACCGTTTGGCGCCAGG is part of the Chitinophaga flava genome and encodes:
- a CDS encoding nitroreductase family protein, with amino-acid sequence MEINTTTSYLEKIIASRRTVKPTSMNGKKVADDTIQQLLQLADWAPTHGYTEPWHFIVYSGDKVQQFCADHADLYKQHTAADKFIPGNYDKLKDQGNLASHVIAICMKRGSNPKIPVVEEVAAVSCAVQNMWLGATAQGISAYWGSGGMTYHPAMQDYLGLGDDDQVLGFFYLGYTDEPAQPGKRIKPLAEKVKWM
- a CDS encoding acyl-CoA thioesterase, with protein sequence MARIKIDLPEKLGFSTTIPIRIQDVNYGGHVGNDAILSIMHEARMQFVQQAGYKELDLEANTGLIMSDVAVAYKGEGFHGDIFTVEMAAGEYSAFGFELFYHITTQRNGQSITIADAKTGMICFDYNLRKVMKLPAAMKTALENI
- the rdgB gene encoding RdgB/HAM1 family non-canonical purine NTP pyrophosphatase, with the translated sequence MKLIFATNNENKVKEFRSMLGDHFEIITLHEAGIDIDIPEPHDTLEENAREKSGTIHQMTGQNCFAEDTGLEIDALQGAPGVLSARYAGEQKLASDNIAKVLTEMEGVTNRAARFRTVISLILDGKEYQFEGVSQGHISTHTMGEKGFGYDPIFIPEGADRSFAQMDLTEKNQYSHRGRAFEKFVAFLQSY
- a CDS encoding branched-chain amino acid aminotransferase codes for the protein MMVAKSTVKEEALQKIKVTKTTHSRLSEVDFNNLVFGKKYADHMLVADFDGKAWVNAEIMPFQNFSVSPSNAAWHYGQAIFEGIKAYKDPQDNPMIFRPYDNYRRFNTSAERMGMPEVPEWLFIGGMDMLIDLDRNWIPTGPGCSLYLRPFMIAADEFIGVRPSDTYRFAIINSPSGPYFNKPIKLLVQDKYVRAFPGGVGYAKAAGNYGGTMYPTMQAKKQGYDQILWVDGYEHKYLQECGTMNVFVIIGNTAITPDLSQGTILEGVTRASVIDLLKDLGLTVEERPVSIDEVVNAYKNGTLKEVFGTGTAAALAYVEQLDYLDTEIKLDTATYKIGAEVIRRLDAIRTGREEDNRNWNYHVGNE
- the rpsL gene encoding 30S ribosomal protein S12; this encodes MPTIQQLVRKGREIIRAKSKSRALDSCPQRRGVCTRVYTTTPKKPNSALRKVAKVRLTNKVEVIAYIPGEGHNLQEHSIVLIRGGRVKDLPGVRYHIVRGSLDTAGVKDRKQSRSKYGTKKEKAKK
- the rpsG gene encoding 30S ribosomal protein S7; the encoded protein is MRKQAAKKLPLAPDPRFNDKLVTRFVNNVMEQGKKSIAYKIFYDAVDKVSQMTGENGYEVWRKALNNVTPAVEVRSRRIGGATFQIPAEVRPDRKVSLSIKWLVRFAGERNGKSMADKLANEIVAASKGEGAAFKKKEDTHRMAEANKAFSHFRV
- a CDS encoding collagen-like domain-containing protein yields the protein MTKRYLFIICCTLFSLQLYAQNGLKTINYQAVARNNNGTMLANENIKVRITILGGSPSGPVQYQETHNTTTNQLGLFTLQIGAGNPTSGNFSAVPWANANQFIKVEASADGGSYQELGTSSCASVPYALYAANGVSGPKGDKGDKGDSGPAGSKGDPGLAGAKGDKGDMGPAGPVGPIGPVGQTGPAGSPGMKGDKGDPGAAGVKGDPGEQGPQGPQGPQGPQGEQGPAGSCGPQGPQGEKGCKGDPGEKGDQGDHGDKGDKGDKGDKGDQGDHGDKGDKGDKGDKGDQGDHGDKGDKGDKGDKGDQGDHGDKGDKGDKGDQGDQGDRGDKGDKGDKGDQGDHGDKGDKGDKGDKGDQGDHGDKGDKGDKGDKGDKGDQGDHGDKGDKGDKGDKGDQGDHGDKGDKGDKGDKGDQGDHGDKGDKGDKGDKGDQGDKGDKGDQGLQGIQGLTGDKGDKGDQGTTGAAGPQGPQGVQGVTGDKGDKGDQGVTGATGPQGPQGVQGVTGDKGDKGDKGDQGVIGATGPQGPQGVQGVTGDKGDKGDKGDQGVIGATGPQGPQGATGATGAAGAVTLPYAGTGSTASSLFSLTNSGTGDALQATSSSTGTAAHFINTNSGGNSNSPVLLITNNGKGDDLFINHTNPSANGNLAVFQKQSINVARIDNTGRGFFNGGTQTGGADMAEAFDVTGNIQQYEPGDVMAIATGTDRTLEKSTGAYSSLVVGVYATKPGVLMSEEDINTDISNKVPLGVVGVIPTKVCNENGPIHRGDILVTASKPGYAMKADLGVLKTGQAIGKALQEFTGEIGKIKVLVNVR
- the porV gene encoding type IX secretion system outer membrane channel protein PorV, which translates into the protein MKHDRVILLLSCMLAAIPAVHAQKTIQQPPNIGASFLLVNPDARSSGMGDAATGISPDANSIFANAAKIVFAGDWGVSATYSPWMWELNNYKSNMAFVSAYKNLNANEGIGASMKYFNYGEVTFRDENGTTLQNYSPREFAIDGAYSRKLGAHMSMAISMRYIRSQLGQGSFNGLQQKPASAVAGDVSYYYQNSKDYLDFSNRYCFGISITNIGTKLSYTDDSRQKSFLPMNLRIGGSYTFVHTGDHEFTVAVDINKLLVPTPPLYDSSGQILKGRDPDRSVVNAIFSSFGDAPGGFQEELREFTIGSGLEYAYRQSFFVRTGYFYEHPNKGYRQHFTSGLGVRVANLELDMAYLIPTSNSLRERRTLKFSLMYNIGRHTTTTVTPDITH
- a CDS encoding T9SS type A sorting domain-containing protein — its product is MTSFISKCIIALMVLAALCTQANAQLILNRQVVGSNGGSGNLNQILIQYTIGEPVVLPITDGRLLLTQGFQQPYELPPLPPGKSPVKDYILFPNPALTSVKIQFEMLADAAITILILNTAGQEVYNRMHQVGQGKSTVVIPVNHFAAGIFTVVLKVGVNIYFEKLIVQ